Proteins from a genomic interval of Arvicanthis niloticus isolate mArvNil1 chromosome 26, mArvNil1.pat.X, whole genome shotgun sequence:
- the LOC143439023 gene encoding olfactory receptor 10N1-like, translating into MGNHTLLDEFILLGIPQTKGLETLLFVVFLFIYIFTLLGNLLIFIAIVSSSSLHTPMYFFLGLLSIFDMLFPSVTCPKMLLYLSGQSPAISYKGCIAQLFFYHFLGSTEGCLYSVMAYDRYVAICHPLRYMLIMKPGVCLSLVTVSWLIGCLQSGILTFFTFQLTYCEPNHVHHFFCDIPAVLPLACTDNKLAQKVGSINVGFLALMLLFSVCVSYVHIGVAILRIRSAEGRQKAFSTCSAHLTAILCAYGPVIIIYLQRTPNLLLGAVVQILNNIVSPMLNSLIYSLRNKEVKRALRRVFHSLA; encoded by the coding sequence ATGGGAAATCACACATTGCTGGATGAATTTATTCTATTGGGAATACCCCAGACAAAAGGACTGGAGACTCTACTCTTTGTGGTGTTCTTATTCATATATATCTTTACCTTGCTTGGAAATTTACTCATCTTTATAGCAATAGTTTCTTCATCTTCCCTTCACACCCCCATGTATTTCTTCTTGGGACTTCTATCCATTTTTGACATGTTGTTCCCATCAGTAACCTGTCCCAAGATGCTACTTTACCTCTCTGGCCAGAGCCCAGCCATCTCTTACAAAGGCTGTATTGCACAGCTCTTCTTTTATCATTTTCTGGGTTCTACTGAAGGATGCCTCTACTCTGTGATGGCCTATGATCGTTATGTTGCCATCTGTCACCCACTGAGATACATGCTCATCATGAAGCCTGGGGTGTGCCTGAGCTTGGTCACAGTATCCTGGTTGATAGGATGTCTTCAGTCTGGCATCCTGACATTCTTTACCTTTCAGTTAACCTACTGTGAGCCTAATCATGTCCACCATTTCTTCTGTGACATTCCTGCAGTTTTACCCCTGGCTTGTACTGATAATAAGTTGGCCCAGAAGGTGGGTTCCATCAATGTTGGCTTTCTGGCTCTGATGCTTCTCTTCAGTGTTTGTGTCTCTTATGTACACATTGGGGTTGCCATTCTGAGAATCCGTTCAGCAGAGGGCAGGCAGAAAGCGTTCTCTACCTGCAGTGCCCACCTCACTGCCATTCTCTGTGCCTATGGACCAGTAATTATCATCTACCTGCAACGTACACCAAACCTTCTGCTTGGGGCTGTGGTGCAGATATTAAATAATATTGTCTCGCCCATGCTGAACTCTTTAATCTATTCCTTGAGGAACAAGGAAGTGAAGAGAGCCTTGAGAAGGGTGTTTCACAGTTTAGCTTAG